From the Fulvia fulva chromosome 2, complete sequence genome, one window contains:
- a CDS encoding Septum-promoting GTP-binding protein 1: MDLDQANGSSEKHPSPDDASMHTITASSLNSQPQSNPTYDGRPQTSYSDTGFSRSYSHDNASDHLQNGNGLSRPASTQSQAQNGQQQAPKNASVVIKVGMVGDAQIGKTSLMVKYVEGSWDEDYIQTLGVNFMEKTISIRNTEITFSIWDLGGQREFVNMLPLVCNDAVAILFMFDLTRKSTLNSIKEWYRQGRGFNKTAIPFLVGTKYDHFVNFPREEQEEISTQAKRFAKAMKASLIFSSTSHSINVQKIFKIVLSKAFDLRCTIPEIENVGEPLLLYQAA; encoded by the exons ATGGACCTCGACCAGGCCAACGGCAGCAGCGAGAAGCATCCCTCCCCCGACGACGCCTCAATGCACACAATCACCGCTTCCTCTCTCAACTCGCAACCGCAGTCGAACCCCACGTACGATGGCCGGCCGCAAACATCATACTCCGACACCGGCTTCTCACGATCCTACTCTCACGATAACGCCTCAGACCACCTCCAGAACGGCAATGGGCTAAGCAGGCCCGCTTCGACACAGAGCCAGGCACAGAATGGTCAGCAACAGGCACCAAAGAATGCGTCGGTGGTCATCAAGGTGGGCATGGTCGGAGATGCGCAGATTGGCAAGACGAGCTTGATGGTCAAGTATGTGGAGGGCAGCTGGGACGAGGACTACATACAGACGTTGG GCGTCAACTTCATGGAGAAGACCATATCCATACGCAACACAGAGATCACATTCTCCATCTGGGATCTCGGAGGCCAGCGCGAGTTCGTCAACATGCTGCCTCTGGTTTGCAACGACGCAGTCGCCATCCTTTTCATGTTCGACCTCACTCGCAAGTCCACACTCAACAGCATCAAGGAGTGGTACCGTCAAGGGCGCGGTTTCAACAAGACAGCCATCCCCTTCTTAGTCGGCACAAAATATGACCACTTCGTCAACTTTCCGCGAGAAGAGCAAGAAGAAATCTCCACTCAAGCGAAGAGATTCGCAAAGGCCATGAAAGCCAGCTTGATCTTCTCGAGCACAAGTCACAGCATCAACGTGCAGAAG ATCTTCAAGATCGTGCTATCGAAAGCATTCGATCTACGATGCACAATCCCCGAGATCGAGAACGTCGGCGAGCCGCTTCTCCTCTACCAAGCGGCCTAA
- a CDS encoding Phosphatidylserine decarboxylase proenzyme 1, mitochondrial, protein MPPTTATTQARLVLPSRTFPSQHPRYTRSRPFASTHRASRQEGQHRKSSFSSRAREALRATPIVWKPIPIGLGIAFLGAFQLYRINERERRKDEARWRLSKDEEDDEFDTDVIGRPKPRPRIRPSGPWSVTIMSTLPLKALSRWWGWFNSIDIPMFARVPGFKLYGWAFGVNFDEIEEEDLKKFRNLSEFFYRTLKPGVRPLDPHPNALSSPADGRIVQFGLIEHGEVEQVKGVTYSVDALLGAKPTAGTPGTSNIPGTAGAPKMSKDRTRDGDEEILREDEEFARINGISYNLPSLLSGAASGKKRRSWWKLPKSGNESDPKNTDPKLREGGSEASIIPTSDQSTKSAPSSEQEVARDLASREKPWYAPAEQQEVPTALYYCVVYLAPGDYHRFHSPVSWVVESRRHFAGELYSVSPFLVKNLPGLFTLNERVALLGRWKYGFFSYTPVGATNVGSIVINFDRELRTNSLLTDTLADKAAEEASERGEPYSGYAEATYTSASKVLGGHALRRGEEMGGFQLGSTIVMVFEAPKGRRPTFDEGFTGTERRGGWKWCIENGKKVQVGEKLGFVDHPEDEGR, encoded by the coding sequence ATGCCACCCACCACAGCAACCACGCAGGCGCGCCTTGTCCTACCATCCAGAACATTTCCCTCCCAACACCCCAGATACACGCGATCACGACCCTTCGCATCAACGCACAGAGCATCGAGGCAAGAAGGACAACACCGTAAGTCCTCCTTCAGCTCGCGAGCACGAGAAGCACTGCGCGCCACGCCCATCGTCTGGAAGCCCATACCCATCGGCCTCGGCATTGCATTTCTGGGCGCTTTCCAACTCTATCGCATCAACGAGCGCGAAAGACGCAAAGACGAGGCGAGATGGCGACTGagcaaagatgaagaagACGACGAGTTTGACACGGACGTGATAGGACGACCCAAACCGAGACCGAGGATACGACCTAGTGGGCCATGGAGTGTTACGATAATGTCAACGCTGCCATTGAAGGCGTTGAGTAGATGGTGGGGATGGTTTAATAGCATTGATATACCCATGTTCGCAAGAGTGCCGGGCTTCAAGTTGTATGGCTGGGCCTTTGGTGTCAACTTTGATGAGATCGAGGAGGAGGATCTGAAGAAGTTCAGGAACTTGTCGGAGTTCTTCTATCGCACATTGAAGCCTGGAGTGAGGCCGTTGGATCCACACCCGAATGCGCTGTCGAGCCCGGCAGATGGCAGGATTGTGCAGTTCGGACTGATTGAGCATGGGGAGGTTGAGCAGGTCAAAGGCGTGACATACAGCGTGGACGCATTGCTGGGAGCAAAGCCCACTGCTGGCACACCAGGAACAAGCAACATCCCCGGCACGGCGGGAGCGCCAAAAATGAGCAAGGACAGGACAAGGGACGGCGATGAAGAGATCCTCCGTGAGGACGAAGAGTTCGCCCGCATCAACGGTATCTCCTACAACCTACCAAGCTTGCTCTCTGGCGCAGCATCAGGAAAGAAGAGGAGATCATGGTGGAAACTACCCAAATCCGGCAACGAGTCAGACCCCAAGAACACCGACCCCAAACTACGAGAAGGAGGCTCGGAAGCATCCATCATCCCAACATCCGACCAATCCACAAAATCAGCCCCCTCCTCCGAACAGGAAGTCGCCCGAGACCTCGCCTCACGAGAGAAACCCTGGTATGCACCAGCAGAACAACAAGAAGTGCCCACAGCACTCTACTACTGCGTAGTCTACCTCGCACCCGGCGACTACCACCGCTTCCACTCTCCCGTCTCATGGGTCGTCGAGAGCAGACGGCACTTCGCTGGTGAACTCTACTCAGTCTCTCCCTTCCTAGTCAAGAACCTGCCAGGCCTCTTCACCCTCAACGAGCGCGTCGCCCTCCTCGGCCGATGGAAATACGGCTTCTTCTCCTACACCCCCGTCGGCGCTACGAATGTCGGCTCCATCGTTATCAACTTCGATCGCGAATTACGAACAAATAGCCTTTTAACCGATACCCTCGCGGACAAGGCCGCAGAGGAAGCGTCAGAGCGTGGGGAACCATATTCCGGCTACGCCGAGGCTACATACACCTCCGCGTCAAAAGTACTCGGTGGCCATGCATTGAGGCGAGGCGAAGAGATGGGTGGCTTCCAGCTTGGGAGCACGATCGTCATGGTGTTTGAGGCTCCTAAGGGACGGAGACCGACGTTTGATGAGGGCTTTACGGGGACGGAGAGGAGAGGCGGGTGGAAGTGGTGTATTGAGAATGGGAAGAAGGTGCAGGTCGGGGAGAAGTTGGGGTTTGTGGATCATCCGGAGGATGAAGGACGATGA